One genomic segment of Candidatus Nomurabacteria bacterium includes these proteins:
- the hisS gene encoding histidine--tRNA ligase, with amino-acid sequence MKLANKPYKGTADWFPQEFTIRKYIFDVWRDVCTRFGYEEYLSPLVEPIELFQAKSGEDLGGRELMTITDRAGRVVAIRPEMTPSVTRMVSQIYETTTKPIRYFSIANFMRAEKPQRGRNREFWQLNYDIFGAEGISADLEILQIALEIMLSFEPPKGSFTLFLNHRKLIDELLRSIKIEDDAVTEAIRIMDKWEKLTLPDLEERLEKIGADQNAIEKIGKFMELTEMDGLLAEFPELKDTIGLKDVNSLIISLTKMGYGDWIKFQPNIIRGFDYYDGMVFEVFDNNPSNLRSLFGGGRYNGLSSIFGSEDIPAVGCAPGDETIKLFLESWGLLDQLESSKTDKYYLPLIDERYDTQCELLAKSLRSEGKIVERGLSLIKPGKALSYADKKRFRFVILLGEEEIRSNTYTLKDLSTGEQKNIAYSELQS; translated from the coding sequence ATGAAACTTGCTAACAAGCCTTATAAAGGAACTGCTGATTGGTTCCCACAAGAATTTACCATCAGAAAATACATTTTCGATGTATGGAGGGATGTGTGTACCAGATTTGGATATGAAGAGTACCTTAGTCCACTGGTAGAACCTATCGAATTGTTCCAAGCCAAGTCCGGTGAGGATCTTGGAGGTAGAGAGCTGATGACGATCACTGATAGAGCAGGTCGAGTTGTAGCAATACGCCCAGAGATGACACCCTCAGTAACCCGAATGGTCAGCCAGATATATGAAACAACAACAAAACCGATAAGGTATTTTTCAATTGCAAACTTTATGCGAGCAGAGAAACCCCAACGAGGTAGGAATCGCGAATTCTGGCAATTGAATTATGATATTTTTGGAGCAGAGGGGATATCTGCTGATCTAGAGATACTCCAGATCGCTCTTGAGATAATGCTTTCATTCGAGCCACCTAAAGGTAGCTTTACTTTGTTTCTCAATCACAGGAAGCTTATTGATGAGCTATTGAGATCTATCAAGATCGAGGATGATGCTGTCACAGAAGCTATCAGGATAATGGACAAGTGGGAGAAGTTAACACTTCCGGATCTTGAAGAAAGGCTTGAGAAGATTGGTGCAGATCAAAACGCTATAGAGAAGATCGGAAAGTTTATGGAATTAACCGAGATGGATGGTCTTCTTGCTGAGTTTCCCGAATTGAAAGACACTATTGGATTAAAGGATGTTAATAGCCTGATCATATCACTCACTAAAATGGGTTATGGGGATTGGATAAAATTTCAGCCAAATATCATCAGAGGTTTTGACTACTATGATGGAATGGTGTTTGAGGTATTCGATAACAACCCTAGCAACCTGCGCTCTCTTTTTGGAGGAGGGAGATATAACGGTCTTTCATCAATATTTGGTTCGGAGGATATACCTGCTGTTGGTTGTGCACCTGGAGATGAGACCATAAAACTATTCCTCGAAAGTTGGGGGTTGTTGGATCAATTAGAGAGTTCAAAAACTGATAAGTACTACCTACCTCTGATAGACGAGAGATATGATACTCAATGCGAATTATTAGCAAAGTCACTCCGATCAGAGGGTAAGATAGTAGAAAGAGGTCTTTCATTGATCAAACCTGGTAAGGCCTTGTCGTATGCTGACAAAAAAAGGTTTCGTTTTGTTATCCTTCTCGGTGAAGAGGAGATCAGATCTAACACATATACCCTAAAAGACCTTTCTACGGGAGAACAGAAGAACATCGCATACTCTGAGCTTCAGTCTTAA
- a CDS encoding response regulator transcription factor, whose protein sequence is MQTDLDTQPSKNALFLTPSESLITELKRHLHSKDINVMVSNNYQGFKIRFDAWPLDLVIVDEEIAIKDRRRVLPMIMVKKRTFKIIFLTQIDPDKRIHWIELGADDVLPRPFHPAELANKIELLIFPLNTLKEAHTIRRGYYELDTYENSLTINGYKVFLSQKQTLLAHYFLTNEGLRPLEEISKMFATNGYPSDQNSVRVAMTLLKKKIRQETSFEMIRCRRGLGFYLLGSQ, encoded by the coding sequence ATGCAAACTGATCTAGATACACAACCAAGTAAGAACGCTCTGTTTCTGACCCCTTCCGAGAGTTTAATTACTGAATTGAAGAGACATCTTCATAGTAAGGATATTAATGTCATGGTCTCTAATAACTACCAAGGGTTCAAGATCAGATTTGACGCATGGCCTCTGGATCTGGTGATAGTGGATGAAGAGATCGCCATTAAGGACAGAAGACGTGTCTTACCAATGATAATGGTGAAGAAAAGAACCTTCAAGATCATTTTTCTAACCCAGATCGATCCGGACAAACGTATCCATTGGATCGAGTTGGGAGCTGATGACGTGTTACCAAGACCTTTTCATCCGGCCGAGTTGGCAAACAAGATAGAACTTTTGATATTTCCGCTCAATACACTCAAAGAGGCTCATACTATCCGTAGAGGTTATTACGAGTTGGATACCTATGAGAATAGTTTGACCATCAATGGTTACAAAGTGTTCCTCTCGCAGAAGCAGACCCTTTTAGCTCACTATTTCTTGACCAATGAAGGCCTCCGCCCTTTAGAGGAGATCTCGAAAATGTTTGCTACGAATGGATATCCTTCTGATCAAAATAGTGTGAGAGTTGCGATGACCCTATTGAAAAAGAAAATACGGCAGGAAACAAGTTTTGAGATGATCCGATGTAGGAGGGGATTAGGGTTTTACCTGCTTGGATCCCAATGA